In Myxococcales bacterium, the DNA window ACAGGCTCTCTGGTGACGACGTGATCGTCACCGTCGAAAACTCCCGCAACGGCCGGCCCATCATGGGAGGCGCGATCATTCCGAAACCCCTGGGTGATGGCCAGGTGTACGTGAAGCCTGCGAGCAAGGCCGTGCCGTACGGCAAGCCGCTCGCGACGGCCGACAAAGTCTGCAAGCTCGGCAATCCAGGTCCGGTCCGCAAGTCGGGGAAGAGGCCCGCCGGCAGCGCCGAAGAAGAAGACGACAACTGGTGACGCTTCAGCCGGTCTGAACGCCGAGCGCCTTGGCCAGCGCCGCGCGCCGCTCGTGGATCACCGTCCCGAGATTCGAAACCACGAACGCGGCAAACTGGTCCTTGGGAACGGGCGAGCAGACCTCGGCGTAGGCGTACTGGATCGCGCGCCGCATGTCCGCGGCTGAATCGAAGCGATCTTGCGGCTCACGCGACATGGCGCGATGCACGATCTCCGCCACCGCGCGCGGTGTCCCCGGGGGAAGCGGCGGCAAAGGCTCGCCGAACTTGATCTGGCGAACCACCGTCGCAATGTCACCTTCGTAGGGCAATCGGCTGGAAATCAGGCGGTAGAGCACCACCCCCGCCGCCCACACGTCGGTGCGCCGGTCAGGTGACAAGCGCAGCACCTGCTCCGGTGCCATGTAACTCACCTTGCCCTTGAGCACGCCGGTTCGGGTCACCTCGGCCAAACGCTCGGATGCCTTCGCCACGCCGAAGTCGATCAGCTTCACGTCGCCGGACGAGCTCAACATGATGTTGGCCGGCGAGACGTCGCGATGCACCAGGTTGACGAGCTCACCGTTCTTGTCGCGCAGCTCGTGGGCGTTGTGCAGTCCCAAGCACGCCTCGCCGACGATGCGCAGGGCAATCGACAGCGGGACCTCTTTGCCCTTGGCGCTCATGGTCCTGAGCAACGCGCTCAGCGAATCCCCCTCGACCCACTCGAGCGCGACGAACGGAATGTCGCCGTGCATACCCACGTCGCGGATCGAGACCACGTTCGGGTGGCGGATCTCCGACAGCAGGCGCGCCTCGTCCAGGAACATGTGAACGAAGGACAGGTCCGCCGACAGGTTCGGTAACAGAGTCTTCAGCGCGACCACCTCGCGCTCGCCGCTGCGGCGTTGCCGGGATGCCAGCCACACCACAGCCATGCCGCCCTTTGCGATCTGCGTGACCAGCTGGTAGCGGCCCACGTATCCACCCGCCGCGAGAGGTGTTGGGATCGCAGGCACCAGCGGCGGCTCCGACGCCATGCTCACGACCCGCGCCCACCGGCTTGCGAGTGGGCTCGTCTCAGTGAAAGTGTCCTCCCCCCAGTCGCTCTCAGGCGGTTTGTCGGGAGGCCCCTCTGGCGGATCGCGTTGATTCATCCGGAGTCCAGACCGTCTCAGAATACAGAGCCAGGGGCCCTGAGCAAAAAGGGCACTCGCGGCGGGCTTATCCCGCGGTGAAACCGCGGGCGGCGCTGGGGAAGACAACGGACCCGAGGCTCGGTGTCGCCAAGCCCGGTCGAACAAAGTCCGACCTCGGCCGCGGAAAAGACGACTGCACACTCGCCCAGTGATATGGATTTCCGAGCGCATGTCCGACCGTGGCTTCGAAGCTGCACCGCCGTTTCGGCTGATCTCCCCCGGAGCGCCCGCTGCGCGCCCGATGTCAGCGTCGCCCACGTTCCACGTCGCACGACAAGACGCGGTCGCTTGGCTCCAGACCCTGCCGACCGCGAGCGCGGATCTGATCATCACCGACCCTGCCTACGAGTCGCTGGAGAAACACCGCGCTGTCGGCACGACGACTCGGCTCAAGCGCAGCAAGGCCAGCAGCAACGACTGGTTTCACATCTTCCCCAACGCGCGCTTCCCGGCGCTCTTCAGCGAGCTGTACCGCGTGCTCGCGAACCATCGCCACCTCTACATGTTCTCGGATCAAGAGACGATGTTCGTGGTGAAGCCCATCGCGGAGCAGGTTGGCTTCAAGTTCTGGAAGGCCTTGATCTGGGACAAAGAGAGCTTGGGCATGGGGTACCACTACCGCTCACGCCATGAGCTCATCTTGTTCTTCGAGAAGGGCAAGCGCCGGCTCGCCGATCTGTCAATCGCCGACGTGCTCCGCTGCCCGCGCATCCGCGGCGGTTACCCCGCCGAGAAACCAACCGCGCTTTCGGAGATCCTGATCCGCCAGAGCACCGACCCGGGAGCTCTGGTGCTGGATCCGTTCACGGGCTCGGGATCGGTCGGCGTCGCCGCCGCCGCCCTGGGCCGGAATTTTCGCGGCACCGACGTGTGTGAAGAGGCGGTTCGGACGGCTGAAGCACGCCTCGCCGAAGCGGGTGCCCAGCGAGACGACAGCATGTAGAGTCTTCGCGTGGGGATGACCGGCAACCAGTATAGAAGGCTCGTCGCTCGCTACATTCTGTCTGCGTACGCGGGGCGTGGAATTCAACTCTACGAAGAGGTGAGCCTCGGCACGAGCATCATCGGCAAACAGCGGCGGGTCGATCTGCTCTTGGTGTTGCCAACGAGCGGGGACGCGCTGGCTCTCGAGTGCAAGTACCAGGACTCGTCCGGCACGACCGACGAGAAGATCCCCTACGCACTGGAAGATCTGAAGGCCCTGCGGATCCCGGCGGTCATTGCCTACGCCGGGGCGGGCTGGTCCCACGGCGTCATGCACCTGCTTCAGAGCTCGTCGCTGGCTGCCTTCTGTCTGCCCGACGACACCTTCAAACCCACGCCGCGCAAACAGGGCGACTCGATCGACAGCGGCACCTGGCAACTCGACCACGTGCTCGCCCAGACCTTTCGCTGGTGGGACGTCGTGCTCTCGGGGCGGACGCCGCTGCTGGTATGAGTGACGAGCCGGGCACGGTGATCTGGGCGCGGCGAGCGCCCGGCCTGCGCGTCGTGCTGTTCTTGATCTTCGCTGCCAGCTTGCCCTTCACCTGGACGGAAGAGACCGAGAAGGGGTGCAGCGGCGGCGCCGCTGGCGCACCCGTGCTGCGCACCGGCTGGGAACATCTGAGTCACAGCTTCGAGGCGTTTGCCTGGGTGCTCTTGTTCGCGCTCAGCCCGATTGCGCTCATCTTCCTGATTCGCCAGAGCCGCACCTGGGTTCGCCTACTCGCGCACGTCATCGCCGCGTTCTCGAGCGCGCTGCTATTCGGGCTCGCGCACTTCGCCGCGACCTTCACCCTCTTCAGCCACATTCGGCTGTTTCCGCCGGCGCTGATCGGGCTCGGGGCCGCCGCGGCGGCCGCCCTCGAGGCGGCAGCGCGTGCGCTCGGGGAGCTCGGGCAGCTGATCCGCGAACGCCGCGCGCGCAAGGCCCTCGAAAACCCGCCGGCACCCGAGTAGCGCGCGTGCGATACTGCCCGCAATGCGAAGCCTGGGCTGGGTGGTGGGCGGGGCGCTGAGTGCGACGTTGCTCGTTGCGGCGTGCGGCGGTGACGACGCCGGCGGCGGGGGTGGTTCCGGCGGCGGAACGGGAGGACTTGGCGGCGTCAGCGGCTCCGGCGGCTCCGGCCTCACGGGCGGCAGCGGCGGGGCGGGCGGCAGCGGTGCGGGTGGCAGCGGCGCCGCGGGCGGGACCGGCGGCAGTGGCGGCGTGAGCGGAGGAGGCACCGGCGGCGCTGCGGGCAGCGGCGGAACCGGGGGACCGAGCCCACTGCCCTACGACCTGCACATGCTCGACCGCCTGCAGTGCAAGTACGACAAGGGTGCGCTCACGACCGAGACGGTCGGCCCCAGCGTACCGCACGGCGACACGCTGCCGTTCGAGCACATCGTGGTGTTGATGATGGAGAACCGCAGCTTCGACCACTACTTCTCGAAGCTGCCGGCCTACGGCGTGAAGGACGTCGACGTCGCGACGGATCAGGACTTCAACATCGACCCGACGAACGGCGAGAAGATCTACCGGTTCCACGAGACCCGCTTCTGCATTCAGGACGTGGACCACGACTGGGAGCCGGTTCACGAGCAGTGGAACCAGGGCAAGATGGACGGCTTCGTGAAGACGAACAACCCGGGCGGCGCGCGGGCCATGGGTTATCACGATCAGAACGATTTCCCGTTTTATTACTGGATGGCCAAGACGTTCTCGATCAGCGATCGGTTCTTCTCGTCCACGCTCGGTCCGACCTGGCCCAACCGTTTCTTCTTCTACGCGGGGACGGCTTGGGGAAACACCAAGACCGAGACGGTCGATCCGATCGCCGACCCCATCTACAAGACGGCGCCGCGGATCACGGATCTGATGAAGGCCGCCGGCAAGTCCTTCAAGGTCTATCGCGACGGCATCACGTCGTTCGCCACGGTGTTCGGCCTCACCAGCGAGAATCTGGGTGGAAAGATGTCCGACTTCAACTCGGACGTGGCCAACGACACTCTGCCGGGCCTGGTGCTGCTCGATCCGGCGTTCAGCGGCCCGTATCAGAACGACGAACATCCGCCGAGCAACCCGCAGCTCGGGCAGAAGCTCGTGGCGGACGTGTACGCCACGCTCACCTCGAACCCGGCGGTCTGGAAGAAGACGGTGTTCTTCCTGATCTACGACGAACACGGCGGCTACTACGACCACGTGCCGCCACCACAGGCCTGTGAGCCCGACTTGATCCTGCCCTACTCCCACAGCTACAGCAGGCTCGGCGTTCGCGTCCCGATCATCGTGGCGTCGCCGTACGTGAAGGCCGGCTACGTCAGCCATTTCCAGGCGGACCTGACCAGCGTGACGCGCTTCATCGAGAACCGCTTCGATCTCCCGGCGCTCACCGCACGCGATGCGAACGCCTGGCCGATGCTGGACCTGTTCGACTTCGCGAGCCCGCCGTTCCTGACGCCACCCACCGGAGCGCCCAGCGCCATGCCCGACGCAGCGCACATCAAGTGGTGCGAGACGAATCCGCCCGGAACCGGCAAACCTTGAGCCAGTTGCGCGCCCCGCGGCCCCGCAGCTAGGCTCCACCCCGACTGGCACGAGTGGCGGAATTGGCAGACGCGCCGGATTTAGGTTCCGGTTTCCGAGAGGAAGTGAAGGTTCAAGTCCTTTCTCGTGCACTGGATTCAGTTTGGTTTTCTCGTGTTCCTGCGCGATGCGCCTCGCGACTGATCCGACCGAAAAGCGCGATGGTGGCCCACTGTTTCCCTCCGGAGGCTAGAGTTGGATCGTCACTCAACGCGGAGTTCGCGGCACGTTTGGTGGGCGCCAATCCTCTTGGTGTCCTGCGGCGGCGTGTCGTCCAAGAACAACGGTCCAGACGGATCGGCCGGAGCAGGGGGAAGCGCTGGAAGCGGTGGAGGCGGAGGGAACCTGGGATCGGAATGGGCTTGCCTGAACGAACCCATCGAACCTTCCTCAGGGCTCGTCGCCAAGGTCTCCGTACGAGTTACTCCTTTTGCGTCGTCCGGCGCTGTTGATTCAGCGCTAGTTCGAACCTGTGATCCGACGGACCAGCTGTGTGCATCTCCTCTTGCCAAGGCGACCACGGACTCTGCTGGCAAGGCCAGCTTGGAATGGCCCGTCGCTCCGGCAGGCTGGAGCGGGTACTTCCGGGTAGAACGCTCCGGCTTCGTGACCACGGATGCGTTCGTGTTCCCACCCGTGACCCAGGCAACGGACGCGGTCATGATCGAGGTTCTTAGTGAGCAAGCCGCAGATCAACTTTTCGCGTTTCTGGCAATCTCGCCCAAGAGTGACAGCGTCCAGTTGTTCAGCCGACTGTGGGATTGCACAGACACACCGGCGGAAGGGGCCGAATTCACGGCTTCCCCCGTTGGGGCCAACTCCCTTCGATGGTTTCAGTCCGGAACTGTGCCGGACACGGAGGCAAGCGCCACGGACGAGACCGGCGGCGCAGGGTACTTCAACCTCCCGGCTGGCCAGATCCATGTGAACTGGCGGGTCTCTGGAGTGCCCATTGTTGAAGCAGACGTAGGATTTCCCGCAGGACGCTTTGCGTACTTCTCTGCGATGCCGAGCAGGCTGATTCACTGACAGCGCTATGGAAACCCGCTCGCTATGCGCACTCGTTTCAGCACTCATGCTGTCGTGCGGCGGACACGATGAGGGTGAGGTGCCGCACCATGTGTACAGCCGGCTCAGCG includes these proteins:
- a CDS encoding serine/threonine protein kinase; the encoded protein is MASEPPLVPAIPTPLAAGGYVGRYQLVTQIAKGGMAVVWLASRQRRSGEREVVALKTLLPNLSADLSFVHMFLDEARLLSEIRHPNVVSIRDVGMHGDIPFVALEWVEGDSLSALLRTMSAKGKEVPLSIALRIVGEACLGLHNAHELRDKNGELVNLVHRDVSPANIMLSSSGDVKLIDFGVAKASERLAEVTRTGVLKGKVSYMAPEQVLRLSPDRRTDVWAAGVVLYRLISSRLPYEGDIATVVRQIKFGEPLPPLPPGTPRAVAEIVHRAMSREPQDRFDSAADMRRAIQYAYAEVCSPVPKDQFAAFVVSNLGTVIHERRAALAKALGVQTG
- a CDS encoding site-specific DNA-methyltransferase produces the protein MSASPTFHVARQDAVAWLQTLPTASADLIITDPAYESLEKHRAVGTTTRLKRSKASSNDWFHIFPNARFPALFSELYRVLANHRHLYMFSDQETMFVVKPIAEQVGFKFWKALIWDKESLGMGYHYRSRHELILFFEKGKRRLADLSIADVLRCPRIRGGYPAEKPTALSEILIRQSTDPGALVLDPFTGSGSVGVAAAALGRNFRGTDVCEEAVRTAEARLAEAGAQRDDSM